GAACGCCCGCGCCGAACTCGGCGCTCTCGCTCACCGGTGCCCCAGGAGGTTCTTGGCGATCACCATCCGCTGGATCTCGGAGGTTCCCTCGTAGATCGTCGTCACACGTGCATCGCGATAGTACCGCTCGACGGGGTATTCCTTCGAGAAGCCGTATCCGCCGAAGATCTGGCAGGCTCTCGCGCAGACCGCGTTGCACGCCTCCGATGCGAAGACCTTCGCCATCGAGGACTCCTTCGAGTATTTCCCGCCCGGTCGCTCCGAGAGCCACGCCGCCCGATGCGTGAGGAGGCGCGCGGCGTCGATCTGCACCTTCATGTCGGAGAGCTGGAACGCGATCGCCTGGTGCTCGCCGATCTTCTTCCCGAACGTTTCCCGCGTCTTCGCATGCGCGACCGAAGCCTCGAAGGCTCCCTGCGCGATCCCGACCGACTGCGCCGCGATTCCGATTCGCGAGTGGTCGAGCGTCGTCATCGCGATCCGGAACCCCTCGCCCTCGGCGCCGAGCCGCCGGGATTCCGGAACGCGGACGTTCTCGAAGAAGAGCGAGGCCGTCTGCGACCCGTGCAGCCCCATCTTCTCCTCGTTCCGGCCGACCTGGAAGCCCGGATCGTCGTCGCGAAGGAGGAACGCGGTGATCCCGCGCGTCCCGGCCCCCGGGTCCGTCATCGCCATCACGACGTACCACCGCGCGACGCCGGCGTTGGTGATCCACGACTTCGTGCCGCTGATCACGTACTCGCCGTTCTTCCGTTCGGCGCGGGTCTTCTGGTTCGCGGCGTCGGAGCCCGACTGCGGCTCCGTCAGCGCGTAGGCCCCGATCGCGCGCCCCGACGCGAGCTCGGTCAGGATCGTCTTCTTCTGCTCGTCGGAACCGAACCTCCAGATCGGATAGCACGCGACCGAGTTCGTGACGCTCATGATGACCGCGAGCGACGCGTCCACCCGGGCGACCTCTTCGATCGCGAGCATGTACGACACGACGTCGAAGCCGGCGCCGCCGTACTCGGCGGGAACGAACATTCCGAGGAAGCCGAGCTCTCCCATCTTCGCGACGACCTCGGAGGGAAAGGCATGCGACCGCTCGCGCTCGGCGATCCCGGGAGCGATCTCGCGCTCCGCGAAGTCGCGCGCGGAGTCCCGCACGGCCCGCTGGTCTTCCGTCAGCTC
This Thermoanaerobaculia bacterium DNA region includes the following protein-coding sequences:
- a CDS encoding acyl-CoA dehydrogenase translates to ELTEDQRAVRDSARDFAEREIAPGIAERERSHAFPSEVVAKMGELGFLGMFVPAEYGGAGFDVVSYMLAIEEVARVDASLAVIMSVTNSVACYPIWRFGSDEQKKTILTELASGRAIGAYALTEPQSGSDAANQKTRAERKNGEYVISGTKSWITNAGVARWYVVMAMTDPGAGTRGITAFLLRDDDPGFQVGRNEEKMGLHGSQTASLFFENVRVPESRRLGAEGEGFRIAMTTLDHSRIGIAAQSVGIAQGAFEASVAHAKTRETFGKKIGEHQAIAFQLSDMKVQIDAARLLTHRAAWLSERPGGKYSKESSMAKVFASEACNAVCARACQIFGGYGFSKEYPVERYYRDARVTTIYEGTSEIQRMVIAKNLLGHR